A single Chlamydia suis DNA region contains:
- a CDS encoding AGCS family amino acid carrier protein: MNAFLSFLTAFDDFIWSYIAFILILSLGVVFTYKSKFAQFTQLPSFFKLFYQFSKEASLKEENHKKGVHPLKVFFASAGGNIGIGNVVGVVTAACVGGPGALFWVWVAGILGSIVKYSEVYLGIKFRQSDANHVYHGGPMFFLDKAYKTRIVSVIVAVLLCIYGVEIYQFSVIANTLSSCWNIPKLLSIATLLFLVVYAVQGGLQRIGKICSLVLPFFMLVYCGMAFYILVQEIHTLPTLFSTIFHSAFTGHGAIGGFAGCTVASTIRQGLSRAAYSGDIGIGFDSIIQSETSATNPQTQAQLSIVGVIVDNLVCTLSLLIVLASGVWHKAGLEGSEIVEQALSSYFPYIRVFLPAFLFATGYTTIISYFLVGKKCANFIGGGKGSYLYTLYGIMALPAFCFLPQDTALLVMSVSGALLLCLNLFGVFLMRKELVFPEKTSETREASGPSLSS, translated from the coding sequence ATGAACGCATTTCTATCTTTCTTAACGGCTTTTGATGACTTTATTTGGTCATACATAGCGTTTATTTTGATCCTTTCGCTCGGAGTTGTGTTCACATATAAATCTAAGTTTGCACAATTCACTCAGCTCCCTTCTTTTTTCAAATTGTTTTACCAATTTTCAAAAGAAGCTTCGTTAAAGGAAGAAAATCATAAGAAAGGCGTTCATCCATTAAAAGTTTTTTTTGCATCTGCCGGAGGGAATATCGGCATAGGGAATGTTGTCGGAGTGGTCACCGCTGCCTGCGTTGGAGGCCCCGGGGCTCTTTTTTGGGTATGGGTAGCCGGAATCCTTGGGTCTATCGTTAAATATTCCGAAGTGTATTTAGGAATTAAATTCCGACAGTCCGACGCAAACCATGTTTATCATGGAGGCCCCATGTTCTTCCTTGATAAAGCCTATAAGACCCGTATCGTCTCTGTCATTGTAGCAGTTCTTCTTTGCATTTATGGGGTAGAGATCTACCAGTTTTCGGTTATTGCGAATACCCTATCCTCCTGCTGGAACATTCCCAAGCTTCTCTCTATTGCAACCCTTCTCTTTCTGGTTGTCTATGCCGTGCAAGGAGGATTGCAGCGGATTGGGAAAATCTGTTCCTTAGTTTTACCTTTCTTTATGTTGGTTTACTGTGGAATGGCTTTTTATATCCTTGTTCAAGAAATTCATACACTCCCAACGCTTTTCTCAACTATTTTCCACTCAGCCTTTACAGGCCACGGAGCCATTGGAGGATTTGCAGGATGCACTGTTGCTTCAACGATTCGTCAAGGACTTTCTAGAGCCGCTTATTCAGGAGATATCGGCATTGGCTTTGATTCGATTATTCAAAGTGAAACATCTGCTACCAACCCTCAAACCCAAGCCCAGCTTAGTATTGTGGGAGTCATTGTCGACAATCTTGTCTGTACATTAAGTCTTCTCATAGTCCTCGCTTCTGGAGTTTGGCACAAGGCTGGGCTTGAAGGATCAGAGATTGTGGAACAAGCACTCTCCTCATACTTCCCCTATATCCGCGTATTTCTTCCTGCGTTCCTTTTTGCAACGGGGTATACAACGATTATTTCCTACTTCCTTGTTGGGAAAAAATGCGCAAACTTTATTGGCGGAGGCAAAGGATCTTATTTATATACTCTTTACGGCATAATGGCTTTACCCGCTTTCTGCTTCCTACCACAAGACACGGCATTACTCGTCATGTCCGTCTCAGGAGCATTGTTGTTATGCCTCAATCTATTCGGAGTTTTTTTAATGCGAAAAGAATTGGTCTTCCCTGAAAAAACCTCTGAAACCCGTGAAGCATCTGGCCCCTCTCTCTCTTCTTAA
- a CDS encoding polynucleotide adenylyltransferase PcnB: MIACNQELLSPRGLDLLSKNSNSNLTPTIFYPSDHNIDLQSFSPHALSVVKTLKKAGYEAYIVGGCIRDLLLKKEPKDFDVSTSAKPEEVKTLFKNCILVGKRFRLAHIRFPNQIIEVSTFRSGSNEEDSLITKDNLWGSAEEDVLRRDFTINGLFYDPSAEVVIDYTGGVEDLKNRYLRTIGDPFLRFKQDPVRMLRLLKILSRYDFTVDPKTLEALQESRHELIKSSQPRVFEELIKVLSSGESTTFFQLASEYRILEILFPYMAKAFSLSKTLQNQTFASLTALDTRVRQRSFCLERHLLLAILLFPIVNFNVRYKYSQHPTMSIQNIFDYIKNFLTEFFADSFTSCSKKNFILTTLLLQMQYRLTPLTPLKKERKSFFNKKFLRHTYFLEALYLLEIRSKVYPKVKATYEEWLKHYEQASE; encoded by the coding sequence ATGATAGCTTGCAACCAAGAACTTCTTTCGCCTAGAGGCTTAGATTTGCTCAGCAAAAATTCTAATTCTAATCTTACCCCCACGATATTTTATCCATCAGACCATAATATTGATCTGCAAAGCTTCTCTCCTCACGCTCTTTCTGTTGTGAAAACATTAAAAAAGGCGGGATACGAAGCCTATATCGTTGGAGGATGTATCCGAGATCTATTGTTAAAAAAAGAACCTAAAGATTTCGATGTCTCTACTTCCGCTAAACCAGAAGAAGTCAAAACCTTATTCAAAAATTGCATTCTTGTAGGTAAACGCTTCCGTTTAGCGCATATCCGCTTCCCTAATCAAATTATAGAAGTCTCAACCTTTAGATCGGGGAGCAACGAAGAAGATTCGTTGATCACAAAAGATAATCTGTGGGGATCTGCTGAAGAGGATGTGCTGCGCAGAGATTTTACTATTAACGGCCTTTTTTATGACCCTAGCGCAGAAGTCGTGATCGACTATACAGGCGGTGTTGAGGATTTAAAAAATCGATATTTAAGAACAATCGGCGATCCTTTTCTTCGTTTTAAGCAAGATCCAGTGCGCATGCTGCGCTTATTAAAAATTCTGTCTCGCTACGACTTTACTGTCGATCCCAAAACTTTAGAAGCTCTTCAAGAGTCTCGTCATGAATTAATCAAAAGCTCGCAACCTCGAGTCTTTGAAGAGCTTATCAAAGTCCTGAGCTCTGGAGAATCTACGACGTTCTTCCAACTAGCTTCTGAATACCGAATCTTAGAAATCTTATTCCCCTATATGGCTAAGGCTTTTAGCCTGAGCAAAACTCTACAAAATCAAACTTTTGCTAGCTTGACGGCTTTAGATACTAGGGTTCGACAACGCTCTTTCTGTTTAGAAAGACATCTTCTGTTAGCGATATTGTTGTTCCCTATCGTGAACTTCAATGTTCGGTATAAGTATAGTCAGCATCCTACTATGTCCATCCAAAATATCTTTGACTATATCAAAAACTTTTTAACAGAATTTTTTGCAGACTCTTTTACCAGTTGCTCCAAGAAAAATTTTATTCTGACAACTTTGCTTTTGCAGATGCAGTATAGACTGACTCCGCTGACTCCTTTGAAAAAAGAAAGAAAATCTTTCTTTAATAAAAAATTTTTACGCCACACCTACTTTCTTGAAGCCCTTTACTTATTAGAAATCCGCAGCAAGGTATATCCAAAAGTGAAAGCTACATATGAGGAGTGGCTCAAACATTATGAACAAGCCTCGGAGTGA
- the lpxB gene encoding lipid-A-disaccharide synthase: protein MFPQKITLWLYPLGLFANLFFGTAFCVQWFLTKKKGSSFVPKIFWHLSSTGAVLMICHGFIQSQYPIALLHSFNLIIYFRNLNITSSNPLPVSKIASLLVVTATAITLSFAIGTYYLPHMTWMASPNILHLDLPEANFSWQMIGCIGLTIFSLRFFIQWFYLEYRNHTSLPLPFWRASLLGGSICLVYFLRTGDLVNVLCYGCGLFPSLANLRIARRESLHKPFSNSCFISAGEHSGDTLGANVLKAIQTKYPDIHCFGVGGPQMRAQKFCALFTMETFQVSGFLEVFLALPKLWYRYRLLYKTILKQNPRAVICIDFPDFHFLLIKKLRSLGYKGKIVHYVCPSIWAWRPARKTTLEKHLDLLLLILPFEQALFQDSPLRTIYLGHPLSETIQLFRPKQNWKEQLHLPPNKPFVAAFPGSRRSDILRNLMIQVQAFQASDFATTHHLLVSSAHPEYDHLILEVLQQNRCVHSHIVPAQFRYELMRECDCALAKCGTIVLETALNLTPTIVTCQLRPLDSFLAKYIFNIILPAYSLPNIILGRTIFPEFIGDKKDFQYEDVAAALNILKTSSAQEQQKNACREVYEAMNESTSTMKECLSLIFETS, encoded by the coding sequence ATGTTTCCCCAGAAAATCACACTTTGGTTATACCCCTTAGGGCTTTTTGCTAACCTCTTCTTTGGTACAGCATTTTGTGTTCAGTGGTTCTTAACTAAGAAGAAAGGAAGCTCTTTCGTTCCCAAAATTTTTTGGCACCTGTCCAGCACTGGAGCAGTTTTGATGATCTGCCATGGATTTATCCAAAGTCAGTATCCTATTGCCCTGCTCCATTCCTTCAACCTGATTATTTATTTCCGGAATCTCAATATAACTTCCTCCAATCCCCTTCCGGTCTCAAAAATCGCCTCTTTATTGGTAGTGACCGCAACAGCAATTACGTTATCCTTTGCGATCGGCACATATTATCTTCCCCACATGACATGGATGGCATCTCCAAATATCCTACATTTGGATCTTCCAGAAGCCAATTTTTCATGGCAGATGATAGGATGCATCGGATTAACGATCTTTTCTTTAAGATTTTTTATCCAATGGTTTTACCTAGAATATAGAAATCATACATCCCTTCCCCTTCCTTTCTGGAGGGCCAGCCTATTGGGGGGATCTATTTGCCTTGTTTACTTTTTACGAACCGGAGATCTCGTCAATGTTTTGTGCTATGGATGTGGACTATTTCCTTCTCTGGCAAATCTTCGCATTGCCCGTCGAGAATCTCTTCACAAACCTTTTAGCAACAGCTGCTTCATCTCTGCAGGGGAACATAGCGGTGATACTCTAGGCGCAAATGTATTAAAAGCAATTCAAACAAAATACCCAGACATACACTGTTTTGGTGTAGGAGGGCCGCAAATGCGCGCTCAAAAATTTTGCGCGCTCTTTACCATGGAAACGTTCCAAGTTAGCGGATTCTTGGAAGTGTTTCTAGCTTTGCCTAAATTATGGTACAGATACCGCCTTCTGTATAAAACGATTCTTAAACAAAACCCTCGCGCGGTCATCTGCATTGACTTCCCCGATTTTCACTTTTTATTAATAAAAAAGCTTCGTTCTCTCGGATATAAAGGGAAGATCGTGCATTACGTGTGCCCTAGCATATGGGCTTGGAGGCCTGCAAGAAAAACTACTTTAGAGAAGCATTTAGACTTGCTTCTATTAATCCTTCCTTTTGAACAAGCGTTGTTCCAGGATTCTCCCCTCCGTACAATATATCTGGGGCACCCTCTTTCTGAAACTATCCAGCTTTTCCGTCCTAAACAAAACTGGAAGGAACAGCTCCATCTTCCCCCCAACAAACCCTTCGTTGCAGCTTTCCCAGGAAGCCGTCGAAGCGATATCCTGCGTAATCTTATGATTCAGGTACAAGCTTTTCAGGCATCAGATTTTGCGACAACACATCATTTGCTTGTATCTTCGGCGCACCCTGAGTATGACCACCTTATTCTGGAAGTTTTGCAACAAAATCGTTGTGTGCATAGTCATATTGTTCCCGCTCAATTTCGTTATGAATTGATGAGAGAATGTGATTGCGCTCTTGCAAAATGTGGAACCATTGTTTTAGAAACAGCTCTGAACCTTACTCCAACAATAGTCACCTGTCAACTCCGTCCTCTAGACTCCTTTTTGGCGAAATATATTTTCAATATTATCCTGCCAGCCTACTCTCTCCCTAATATCATTCTAGGAAGAACCATTTTCCCAGAATTTATCGGGGATAAAAAAGATTTTCAATATGAGGACGTTGCTGCAGCGTTAAACATCCTTAAAACATCTTCCGCTCAAGAACAACAAAAAAACGCTTGTAGAGAGGTGTATGAGGCCATGAATGAGTCTACATCAACCATGAAAGAGTGTCTCTCTCTTATATTCGAAACCAGTTAA
- a CDS encoding polymorphic outer membrane protein middle domain-containing protein, which translates to MNQPIKKHSHFYPKTPSKPTFSTTTPYLALIPKLLLGSLIIYAPYSFGEMELAISGHKYGKDRDTFTMISSCPEGTNYTINRKLILSDFSSINTFSSGGAFKNIAGKVSFLGKNPHSAIHFKHINIKGFGSGVFSESSIEFSNLRKLVAFGSESSGGIFTAKDDISFKNNHYIAFRNNIAKGNGGVILLQGAVKGNVSFTDQRGAIIFSNNQAIVSSSIKHSGRGGAISGDLTGSRILFLNNQQIMFEGNSAVHGGAIYSKNGVVEFLGNAGPLSFKENSSVANGGAIYTSNFKANQQTAPIIFSQNNANKKGGAIYAQYVNLEQNQDTIRFEKNSAKEGGEAISSSQCVITAHDAITFADNAAGDLGGGAIFLDGKLPSLSLVAHSGNIAFSGNTMLQATKKGALSRHNSIFIKEAPYKIQFAANKNQSINFFDPVIALAASPSPVQINAPEHETPFFSPKGTIVFSGANLLDNAREDTLNRTSIFNQPVHLHNGTLSIENGAHLIVQSFKQTGGRISLSPGTSLALYTTSTLFHGNVSSKEPVEINGLSFGVDISPSNLQAEIRSGSAPIRLSGSPSIHDPEGLFYENRDTAASPYQMEILLSSDKVIDISKFTTDSPVSNKEAGFQGAWHFSWQPNTISNTKQKILRASWIPNGEYVLEANRVGRAVPNSLWSTFLLLQTASHNLGDHLCNKTTLIPTSYFGVLMGGTGAEMRTYSSDRESVVSRLGATGTTIIRLTPSLTLSGGGTHMFGDSFVVDLPEFITSEGIVQNVGLTQILGPLTLNSTLCAALDHNAMMRVCSKKDHTCAKWDTFGIRGTLGASYTFLDYENIIRIFSFANIEATNIMQRAFTETGYNPRSFAKTKLTNIAVPVGIGYEFCLSNHSFALLGKGHIGYSRDIQRKNPETLAKLTMNDFSWTTEGCPVPTSAHTVANQLILRYKACSLYVTAYAINRENKQLSSSLSCGGYVGF; encoded by the coding sequence ATGAATCAACCCATAAAAAAACACTCTCATTTTTATCCTAAAACCCCATCTAAACCCACTTTCTCAACAACAACCCCCTATCTAGCTCTTATTCCCAAGCTCCTACTTGGTTCTCTGATAATTTATGCCCCATATTCTTTTGGAGAAATGGAATTAGCCATTTCTGGACACAAATACGGCAAAGATCGAGACACCTTCACGATGATCTCTTCTTGCCCAGAAGGCACTAATTACACTATTAACCGTAAACTTATCCTAAGCGATTTCTCTTCAATAAATACCTTCTCATCAGGAGGAGCTTTTAAAAATATAGCAGGGAAAGTTTCCTTCTTAGGGAAAAACCCTCATTCTGCTATCCATTTCAAGCACATCAATATCAAAGGATTTGGATCCGGGGTCTTTTCTGAATCTTCAATTGAATTTTCTAATTTACGCAAACTGGTTGCTTTTGGATCCGAAAGCTCTGGAGGCATCTTTACAGCAAAAGATGACATCTCCTTCAAAAACAATCATTACATAGCCTTTCGTAATAATATCGCTAAAGGAAATGGTGGGGTCATCTTACTTCAAGGTGCAGTTAAAGGAAATGTGTCTTTCACCGATCAAAGGGGCGCTATAATCTTTTCTAATAATCAAGCCATTGTCTCTTCATCTATAAAACATAGTGGGCGTGGAGGAGCGATTAGCGGAGATTTGACTGGATCTCGAATTCTTTTTCTTAATAACCAACAAATTATGTTCGAAGGAAATAGCGCTGTTCATGGAGGAGCTATTTATAGTAAAAATGGGGTGGTAGAATTTCTTGGCAATGCAGGCCCTCTTTCTTTTAAAGAGAATAGCTCCGTAGCCAATGGAGGAGCTATTTATACCAGCAATTTCAAGGCGAATCAGCAAACAGCTCCTATTATATTCTCACAAAACAATGCTAACAAGAAAGGCGGAGCTATTTATGCTCAATACGTTAACTTAGAACAAAATCAAGACACCATTCGTTTTGAAAAAAATTCTGCAAAAGAAGGCGGCGAAGCAATTAGCTCATCCCAATGCGTGATTACAGCTCACGATGCGATTACTTTTGCAGACAATGCTGCAGGAGATTTAGGAGGCGGAGCGATCTTTTTAGATGGGAAACTCCCATCGCTATCCCTAGTAGCCCATAGCGGTAACATTGCATTTAGCGGCAATACAATGCTCCAGGCCACCAAAAAAGGTGCTCTTTCTCGACATAATTCCATTTTTATCAAAGAAGCGCCTTATAAAATTCAATTCGCAGCGAACAAAAACCAGTCCATTAATTTCTTTGATCCAGTCATTGCCCTAGCAGCATCTCCCTCCCCGGTACAGATCAATGCTCCCGAACATGAAACCCCGTTCTTTTCTCCTAAAGGGACCATTGTCTTCTCTGGCGCTAATCTTTTAGACAATGCTAGAGAAGATACGCTTAACAGAACCTCCATTTTCAACCAGCCCGTTCATCTTCATAACGGAACCTTATCTATTGAAAATGGAGCTCATCTCATTGTCCAAAGCTTCAAACAAACAGGTGGCCGCATTAGCTTATCCCCCGGCACCTCTCTAGCTCTCTATACGACGAGTACGCTCTTTCATGGCAATGTTTCTAGTAAGGAGCCTGTTGAAATTAATGGGTTAAGCTTTGGAGTAGACATTTCTCCTTCCAATCTCCAGGCCGAAATCCGTTCAGGAAGCGCTCCTATCAGATTATCGGGTTCCCCCTCTATTCACGATCCTGAAGGCCTATTTTATGAAAATCGAGATACCGCGGCGTCTCCTTACCAAATGGAAATCCTTTTATCCTCGGATAAAGTGATTGATATTTCCAAGTTTACCACAGACTCCCCCGTATCGAATAAAGAAGCTGGGTTTCAAGGAGCTTGGCATTTTAGCTGGCAGCCCAATACGATAAGCAATACCAAACAAAAAATTTTACGCGCATCCTGGATCCCAAACGGAGAATATGTTCTTGAAGCAAACCGCGTTGGCCGAGCAGTCCCTAATTCCTTGTGGAGCACGTTTTTACTTTTACAAACAGCTTCTCATAATCTGGGAGATCACCTATGCAATAAAACGACACTTATTCCAACTTCCTACTTTGGAGTATTAATGGGTGGAACTGGAGCTGAGATGCGCACCTATTCTTCAGACAGAGAAAGCGTTGTCTCTCGTTTAGGCGCAACAGGCACCACTATCATACGGCTGACTCCCTCTCTTACCCTCTCCGGAGGAGGAACACATATGTTCGGAGACTCTTTTGTTGTTGACTTACCAGAGTTTATCACTTCTGAGGGAATTGTACAGAACGTTGGACTTACCCAAATCCTAGGACCTTTGACTCTAAACTCTACTTTATGCGCAGCTTTAGATCACAATGCTATGATGCGCGTATGCTCCAAAAAAGATCATACCTGTGCCAAATGGGATACCTTTGGAATCCGCGGAACGTTAGGAGCCTCTTATACGTTTCTAGATTATGAGAATATCATTCGCATATTCTCATTTGCCAACATAGAAGCTACTAATATTATGCAAAGAGCATTTACTGAAACAGGCTATAACCCAAGAAGTTTTGCTAAGACAAAACTGACGAATATCGCCGTTCCAGTAGGAATTGGTTACGAGTTTTGCTTAAGCAACCACTCCTTTGCTTTATTAGGAAAGGGACATATCGGATACTCTCGAGATATTCAACGAAAGAATCCAGAAACCCTTGCTAAGTTAACTATGAATGACTTCTCATGGACTACCGAAGGCTGCCCCGTTCCAACCTCGGCACATACAGTGGCAAACCAACTCATTCTTCGCTATAAAGCATGTTCTCTGTATGTAACAGCATATGCCATCAACCGAGAAAACAAACAGCTCTCAAGCAGCTTATCTTGCGGAGGCTATGTTGGTTTTTAA